Proteins co-encoded in one Daphnia carinata strain CSIRO-1 chromosome 3, CSIRO_AGI_Dcar_HiC_V3, whole genome shotgun sequence genomic window:
- the LOC130698575 gene encoding pre-mRNA 3'-end-processing factor FIP1-like: protein MADQEASYPARHSDEADNSNSQFPDPSEQLPDDYGEDGKGEQDITGNGEIYEIENEDHIAIERNMEFSREGYDHVESEENNEEKEERQYDGQENEDDDDDESDDDVQITIGDIKSGPAAYAGFNVKRGAAGTAAQGMGEKSKFTVDEFDGSMAINGVPAHEFSLDSLEDKPWRKPGADITDYFNYGFNELTWQAYCERQRRSRMESGAGVPASLGLGPPPKMMAAPAQAIPISVVNENSKYAGSVVVKKAGPPPARKMAGAIDVIGGGNLSSRRPESGVSPAPSMEEQPEVVPEPPIEKPPVSIDFSRPPPGFPNMALPPPFGMPPPVIPPPMMLPPPPIVPDPYANEFMAGPGAPGDDYYQYEPTQDSQWGSSDWRGPPPMGIPLPMGMNPPAKQRRESLGTPPVPGEESRLNTSSSRRRRSRSRSPKDEREKEKEVEKDRGKERDRDRDRDRDRDRDKRERRSDKDKDRSSGRDRERDRDRDRSDRDRSDRRRRHRGSKSRSRSPTSHKRSSKRSKRERSKSKSSSD from the exons ATGGCCGACCAGGAGGCCAGCTACCCGGCCCGGCACTCAGACGAGGCAGATAATTCTAATTCTCAATTCCCAGATCCCTCGGAACAGTTACCAGATGACTAC GGAGAAGATGGCAAAGGTGAGCAGGACATCACCGGCAATGGAGAAATCTacgaaattgaaaatgaagacCATATTGCTATCGAAAGAAATATGGAATTTTCCAGAGAAGGCTACG ATCATGTGGaatcagaagaaaacaatgaagaaaaagaggagagacAATATGATGgtcaagaaaatgaagatgatgatgatgatgaaagtGATGATGATGTTCAGATCACAATTGGTGATATTAAATCTGGCCCAGCAGCGTATGCTGGTTTTAATGTAAAAAGAGGAGCAGCCGGAACAGCAGCTCAAGGAATGGGGGAAAAGAgcaaa TTCACTGTAGATGAATTTGACGGTTCAATGGCTATTAATGGAGTTCCCGCACATGAATTCAGTTTAGACTCGTTGGAAGACAAACCTTGGAGGAAACCTGGTGCCGACATCACTGATTATTTTAATTACGGTTTCAATGAATTAACGTGGCAAGCATATTGTGAAAGACAAAGGCGATCACGAATGGAATCTGGAGCCGGTGTTCCAGCTAGTCTTGGATTAGGCCCCCCTCCAAAG ATGATGGCTGCTCCTGCCCAAGCGATACCAATATCAGTGGTTAATGAAAATTCGAAATACGCAGGGTCAGTCGTTGTGAAAAAAGCTGGCCCTCCACCAGCACGCAAAATGGCCGGCGCTATTGATGTTATTGGCGGCGGGAATCTTTCGTCCCGTCGTCCAGAATCAGGAGTTTCTCCTGCGCCATCGATGGAAGAGCAACCGGAAGTAGTG CCTGAACCTCCTATCGAAAAGCCACCGGTGTCAATAGATTTTTCACGTCCACCTCCCGGTTTTCCAAATATGGCCCTACCTCCGCCATTTGGTATGCCACCACCGGTGATTCCACCACCAATGATGTTACCACCGCCACCTATAGTACCTGATCCTTATGCCAACGAATTTATGGCTGGTCCGGGGGCACCCGGCGATGACTATTACCAATACGAACCCACGCAGGATTCGCAGTGGGGCTCTTCA GATTGGCGAGGACCACCACCCATGGGAATACCACTTCCAATGGGCATGAACCCACCAGCAAAGCAACGGAGAGAGAGCCTAGGAACCCCTCCTGTTCCTGGAGAAGAATCTCG CCTAAACACCAGTAGCAGTCGAAGACGACGTTCACGCAGCCGTTCTCCTAAAGACGAacgcgaaaaagaaaaagaagttgaaaagGATCGGGgcaaagagagagacagagataGAGATCGTGATAGAGATCGAGATCGCGACAAAAG GGAACGTCGATCGGACAAAGATAAAGATCGTTCTAGTGGCCGTGATCGTGAAAGAGATCGCGATCGTGATCGCAGTGATAGAGATCGTAGTGATCGTAGACGTCGACATCGTGGCAGCAAAAGTCGGAGTAGGAGTCCCACCTCCCACAAACGTTCGTCCAAGCgatcgaaaagagaaagaagtaAAAGCAAAAGCTCGTCGGATTGA
- the LOC130698505 gene encoding pre-mRNA-splicing factor syf1 homolog: MDKPIGRKPGDIVLSEEDLAYEEEILRNPYSVKHWLRYCEFKKDAPPAIVNLIYERALKEMPGSYKLWYSYLCLRRKQTKGRCITDPCYEDANNAFERALVFMHKMPRIWMDYCKFLTHQQKITTTRKVFDRALRALPITQHSRIWPLYLKFVKMHPIPETAVRVFRRFLKLSAEDAEEFVDYLKSIDRLDEAAVKLAQIVNKDSFVSKTGKSNHQLWNELCELNSKNPKQIKSLNVDAIIRGGLRRYTDQLGQLWNSLADYYIRSGLFERARDIYEEAIQTVTTVRDFTQVFDAYAQFEELNLSHLMEEIGEKTNPTDDDDIEVELRMARFEDLMDRRPLLLNSVLLRQNPHNVAEWHKRVQLYEGKPHEVINTFTEAVQTVDPKQAIGKVHTLWVDFAKFYEKNNQIEDGRIVFEKATQVKYVKVDELATVWCEWAEMEIRNAHYKEALKLMHRVTTPPARKVDYHDDAEQVQTRVHKSLKIWGLYADLEESFGTFKTCKAVYDRILELKIATPQIIMNYAIFLEENNYFEEAFKAYERGIALFKWPNVYDIWNTYLSKFLKRYGGSKLERARDLFEQCLDGCPNKFTKTFFMLYAKLEEEHGLARHAMNVYERATKAVPANERFDMYNMYIKKASEIYGVTKTRHIYERSIEELPDHQAREMCLRFADLERKLGEIDRARAVYGHCSQMCDPRVAPEFWKVWKEFEIKHGNEDTMREMLRIKRSVQATYNTQINMMSAQMLAAATNTAEAAAASQDSMKMLDVEESRPPVPVAKPLARPGSNIMFVRSETQPGSATEEVPVASNPDEIDIDEDGDDDEEEEATIEEQQVPRQVFGSLKKDDDDEEEGQ, translated from the exons ATGGATAAACCTATCGGGAGAAAGCCGGGAGACATTGTTTTG AGTGAAGAAGACTTGGCttatgaagaagaaattttacgAAACCCTTACTCTGTCAAACACTGGCTTCGCTACTGTGAATTCAAAAAAGATGCTCCTCCTGCGATCGTCAATTTGATTTATGAAAGAGCATTGAAAGAAATGCCTGgcag TTACAAACTATGGTATAGTTATCTTTGCCTACGAAGGAAGCAAACTAAGGGACGCTGTATAACAGATCCATGTTATGAAGATGCGAACAATGCATTTGAAAGAGCTTTGGTATTCATGCACAAG ATGCCTAGAATATGGATGGATTACTGCAAATTTTTAACACACCAGCAAAAAATTACCACCACAAGAAAGGTCTTTGATCGTGCTCTCAGAGCCTTGCCAATTACCCAGCATTCCCGTATTTGGCCGCTTTACCTGAAGTTTGTCAAAATGCACCCGATACCTGAAACAGCTGTACGTGTCTTTCGTCGTTTTCTCAAACTGTCTGCAGAAGACGCCGAAGAATTTGTCGACTACTTGAAATCTATCGACAGACTAGATGAAGCCGCTGTCAAGCTAGCCCAAATTGTTAACAAAGATAGCTTTGTTTCTAAAACTGGGAAATCAAACCACCAACTTTGGAATGAATTGTGTGAGCtcaattcaaaaaatccaaagcAAATCAAAAGTCTTAACGTCGATGCAATCATTCGAGGAGGACTTCGACG GTATACTGATCAACTTGGCCAGCTTTGGAATTCTCTTGCCGATTATTACATACGTAGTGGTTTGTTTGAAAGAGCACGAGATATTTACGAAGAAGCTATTCAGACGGTTACCACTGTGCGAGATTTTACACAA GTTTTCGATGCCTACGCTCAGTTTGAAGAACTGAATCTGAGTCATCTTATGGAGGAGATAGGTGAAAAAACTAACCCCacggatgatgatgatatcGAAGTTGAACTGAGGATGGCTAGGTTTGAGGATCTGATGGATCGCAGACCTTTACTTTTAAATTCAGTTCTGCTGCGCCAAAATCCCCATAACGTTGCCGAATGGCACAAGCGAGTCCAGCTTTACGAAGGCAAACCTCATGAAGTTATCAACACCTTCACTGAGGCTGTCCAGACAGTGGATCCAAAGCAAGCTATCGGCAAAGTTCATACGCTGTGGGTCGACTTTGCTAAATTCTACGAAAAGAATAATCAAATCGAAGATGGGCGAATTGTTTTCGAAAAAGCTACACAG GTGAAGTACGTAAAAGTTGATGAATTGGCAACTGTTTGGTGCGAATGGGCTGAAATGGAAATCCGAAATGCTCACTACAAAGAAGCTCTCAAGCTAATGCATCGTGTTACTACACCTCCGGCACGCAAAGTAGATTACCATGATGACGCTGAACAAGTACAGACCCGTGTCCATAAATCTTTAAAG aTTTGGGGCTTATACGCAGACCTTGAAGAAAGCTTTGGTACTTTTAAGACTTGCAAAGCGGTCTATGATCGCATCCTTGAACTGAAAATTGCAACTCCGCAGATCATTATGAACTACGCTATCTTTCTGGAAGAAAACAACTACTTTGAAGAAGCATTCAAAGCCTACGAACGAGGAATTGCTTTATTTAAATGGCCCAATGTTTACGATATATGGAACACCTATTTATCCAAGTTTCTGAAGCGCTATGGTGGTTCAAAATTGGAGCGTGCCCGAGATCTCTTTGAACAATGTCTCGACGGATGTCCCAATAAGTTTACCAAAACTTTCTTTATGCTCTACGCCAAGTTGGAAGAGGAACACGGTCTAGCTCGCCACGCTATGAACGTCTATGAGAGAGCCACAAAAGCTGTGCCAGCAAACGAGCGGTTTGACATGTACAACATGTACATTAAAAAAGCATCAGAGATATACGGAGTTACCAAGACGCGTCACATCTACGAGCGATCCATCGAAGAACTACCCGATCACCAGGCTCGTGAAATGTGTTTGCGCTTCGCCGATTTGGAGCGCAAACTGGGCGAAATTGACCGAGCTCGAGCTGTTTACGGACATTGCAGTCAAATGTGCGATCCTAGGGTGGCACCAGAGTTCTGGAAG gtttGGAAAGAGTTTGAAATTAAGCATGGCAACGAAGATACGATGCGTGAAATGCTTCGAATCAAGCGCAGTGTACAGGCAACATATAATACGCAG ATCAACATGATGTCAGCTCAGATGTTAGCTGCGGCTACCAACACTGCCGAAGCAGCCGCTGCTTCTCAGGACAGCATGAAAATGCTAGATGTGGAGGAGTCTCGTCCTCCAGTG CCTGTGGCTAAACCTCTCGCGCGCCCTGGAAGCAACATTATGTTCGTCCGAAGTGAAACTCAACCGGGCAGCGCAACTGAGGAAGTTCCAGTTGCAAGTAACCCTGACGAAATTGACATTGATGAGGATGGAGATGAcgatgaggaagaagaggcCACAATCGAAGAACAACAAGTTCCACGCCAAGTATTTGGtagtttgaaaaaagatgatgatgatgaagaagaagggCAATAA